One Luoshenia tenuis DNA window includes the following coding sequences:
- a CDS encoding transketolase family protein — MEKLDCRKAFADELLELARKDQDIMLVATDSRGSAVVGEIAQALPEQFLEMGIAEQDAVGAAAGLALTGKNVFVCGPACFLAMRSAEQVRIDVAYSHTNVKIVGVSAGVSYGSLGSTHHTTQDFAVMRTLPGMLVLCPSDGRQAAAMARYLAGYEGPAYLRMGRGPVPVIYDTVERSFTPGKINVLREGKDIALIATGERVYYVLEAARELARQGVEAAVLDVSTIKPFDVETVVRYTQGCPAMTIEEHHPFGGLGDATACVLGPLGRRLHRLSLGDEWAVCGSASEIAAHRGMDVKGIVASALELTRG; from the coding sequence ATGGAGAAGTTGGATTGCCGCAAGGCCTTTGCCGATGAACTGCTGGAGCTGGCCCGTAAGGATCAGGACATCATGCTGGTGGCCACCGACTCCCGCGGGTCCGCGGTGGTTGGCGAGATTGCCCAGGCGCTGCCGGAGCAGTTTCTGGAGATGGGCATCGCAGAACAGGACGCGGTGGGGGCCGCCGCCGGGCTGGCGCTCACGGGCAAAAACGTATTCGTTTGCGGGCCGGCCTGCTTTTTGGCCATGCGCAGCGCAGAGCAGGTGCGCATCGATGTGGCCTACAGCCATACCAATGTAAAGATCGTGGGGGTCAGCGCCGGGGTGAGCTATGGTTCGCTTGGGTCTACCCACCATACCACCCAGGATTTTGCGGTGATGCGCACCCTGCCCGGGATGCTGGTGCTCTGCCCCTCGGATGGGCGGCAGGCGGCGGCCATGGCCCGCTACCTAGCGGGATATGAGGGCCCGGCCTACCTGCGCATGGGGCGCGGGCCGGTGCCGGTGATCTACGATACGGTGGAGCGCAGCTTTACCCCAGGCAAGATCAACGTACTGCGGGAGGGCAAGGACATTGCCTTGATCGCTACGGGCGAACGGGTCTATTACGTACTGGAAGCCGCTAGAGAGCTGGCGCGCCAGGGGGTGGAGGCCGCGGTGCTGGATGTGAGCACGATCAAGCCCTTTGATGTGGAAACAGTGGTGCGCTATACGCAGGGCTGCCCGGCTATGACGATTGAGGAACATCACCCCTTTGGCGGATTGGGGGATGCGACGGCCTGTGTACTGGGGCCGCTGGGGCGCAGGCTGCACCGCCTCTCCCTGGGGGACGAATGGGCGGTGTGCGGATCGGCCAGCGAGATCGCCGCGCACAGAGGCATGGACGTGAAGGGCATCGTGGCCAGCGCGCTGGAGCTGACGCGGGGGTAG
- a CDS encoding transketolase, whose translation MDVLQLKQIALERRRDIVRMDYASSAGHVGGALSCIDILVALYFDAMGEKDHFIQSKGHCAEALYSVLAEKGKIPKEELNTYCQAGSRLYGHPTVKVPGVEVCTGALGHGLPVALGMAKGLKASGGRVFVLLGDGEMAEGSNWEAIMAAAHYKLDNLVAVVDRNHLQISGNTEQVLAAGDMAARARAFGWAAADVDGHDMAALTKALTTLPLEAGKPTMLVARTIKGKGVSFMENDPHWHHGVMNAQQYATALRDLGVEE comes from the coding sequence ATGGATGTATTGCAGTTGAAGCAGATCGCGCTGGAACGCAGGCGGGATATCGTCCGGATGGATTATGCCTCCAGCGCCGGGCATGTAGGCGGGGCGCTGAGCTGTATCGATATCCTGGTGGCGCTCTACTTTGACGCGATGGGGGAGAAGGATCACTTTATCCAGAGCAAGGGCCACTGTGCAGAGGCGCTGTACAGCGTGCTGGCGGAGAAAGGGAAGATCCCCAAGGAGGAGCTGAACACCTATTGCCAGGCTGGCTCCAGGCTGTACGGGCATCCCACGGTCAAGGTGCCGGGGGTGGAGGTGTGCACCGGCGCACTGGGGCATGGGCTGCCGGTGGCGCTGGGGATGGCCAAAGGGCTTAAAGCCTCTGGCGGGCGGGTATTCGTTCTGCTGGGGGATGGGGAAATGGCGGAAGGCTCTAACTGGGAGGCAATCATGGCCGCGGCGCATTATAAGCTGGATAATCTGGTGGCGGTCGTGGACCGAAACCATCTGCAGATCAGCGGGAACACCGAGCAGGTGCTGGCAGCTGGCGATATGGCGGCCCGCGCGCGGGCCTTTGGTTGGGCCGCGGCCGATGTGGACGGGCATGACATGGCCGCGCTGACAAAGGCGCTCACGACGCTGCCGCTGGAGGCGGGTAAGCCCACGATGCTGGTGGCCCGCACCATAAAGGGCAAGGGCGTTTCCTTTATGGAGAATGACCCGCACTGGCACCACGGCGTGATGAACGCGCAGCAGTATGCCACGGCGCTGCGGGATTTGGGAGTGGAGGAGTAA
- a CDS encoding ABC transporter permease yields MGNKKRPMPPSSPASPQQEAYLHGLRVHHRRVIYARLGLLVGFFALWELAAFLGWIDPFIASSPSRMMRTLYDLVAQGQLWHHLYTTLYETVIGFVLGTVLGTAIAIALWWSATLSEILEPYLVVLNALPKTALGPVLIVWMGAGTQAIITMALLVSLVVTILNVLNGFLSVDSNKIMLMRTFNASRGQLLRKVVLPANVPVIISALKINVGMSWVGVIVGEFLVSTAGLGYLIVYGGQVFKLDLVMASTLLLAIAAALMYYGVALLEKKALAMRNN; encoded by the coding sequence ATGGGAAACAAGAAGCGGCCGATGCCGCCGTCTAGCCCGGCAAGCCCCCAGCAAGAAGCGTATCTGCACGGTCTGCGCGTCCATCACCGCCGGGTGATCTACGCGCGGCTGGGCCTGCTGGTCGGCTTTTTTGCGCTGTGGGAGCTGGCGGCGTTTTTGGGCTGGATCGATCCTTTCATCGCCAGCTCCCCCAGCCGCATGATGCGTACCCTATACGATCTAGTGGCTCAGGGGCAGCTTTGGCACCATCTTTATACCACGTTGTATGAGACGGTGATCGGCTTTGTACTGGGTACGGTACTGGGCACGGCCATCGCCATCGCGCTGTGGTGGTCCGCCACCCTGTCGGAAATATTGGAGCCTTATTTGGTCGTGCTCAATGCCCTGCCCAAAACGGCGCTGGGCCCGGTACTGATCGTATGGATGGGTGCGGGCACGCAGGCCATCATCACCATGGCGCTGCTGGTCTCGCTGGTGGTGACGATATTAAACGTGTTAAACGGCTTTTTATCGGTGGACAGCAATAAGATCATGTTGATGCGGACCTTTAACGCCAGCCGCGGGCAGCTGCTGCGCAAGGTGGTACTGCCGGCCAATGTGCCGGTGATCATCTCCGCGCTCAAGATCAACGTGGGCATGAGCTGGGTAGGCGTTATCGTAGGGGAATTTTTGGTCTCCACCGCCGGCCTTGGGTACCTTATCGTCTACGGCGGGCAGGTATTTAAACTGGACCTGGTCATGGCCTCGACCTTGCTGTTGGCCATTGCTGCTGCGCTGATGTATTATGGTGTAGCGCTGCTGGAGAAAAAGGCGCTGGCCATGCGCAACAATTAA
- a CDS encoding ABC transporter ATP-binding protein encodes MDTSPLVKLSAVDLVYHTPDGETQALDGVDFEVYSGEFVALVGPSGCGKSTILSLVAGLLEPSSGEVLLAGQKVSGPSPRVGYMLQQDHLFEWRTIYSNAILGLEVQHKLDAESRAYVEGLLHTYDLWQFRNYFPHQLSGGMRQRAALIRTLAARPDLLLLDEAFSALDYQTRLVVSGEIADIIRREGKTALMVSHDIPEAISLSDRVLVFSQRPAHVQTSIPINLPAGPGFALSRRHHAGFNAYFNRIWKELDVHGKQEAADAAV; translated from the coding sequence ATGGACACATCTCCCTTGGTCAAACTATCGGCTGTGGACTTGGTGTATCACACGCCGGATGGTGAAACCCAGGCGCTTGACGGGGTGGATTTTGAGGTTTACTCCGGCGAGTTTGTGGCCCTGGTTGGACCCAGCGGATGCGGAAAGAGCACGATCTTATCCCTGGTGGCGGGGTTGCTTGAGCCCAGCAGCGGCGAGGTGCTTTTAGCCGGGCAAAAGGTGAGCGGCCCCTCGCCCAGGGTGGGATATATGCTGCAGCAGGACCATCTTTTTGAATGGCGTACCATCTATTCAAACGCGATTTTGGGGCTGGAGGTACAACACAAACTGGATGCGGAGAGCCGGGCGTATGTGGAAGGGCTGTTACATACCTACGACCTATGGCAATTCCGCAATTATTTTCCCCATCAGCTGTCCGGCGGCATGCGCCAGCGGGCGGCGCTGATACGGACGCTGGCCGCAAGGCCCGATCTGCTTTTGCTGGACGAGGCTTTTTCGGCGCTGGACTACCAGACAAGGCTGGTGGTGTCCGGCGAGATTGCCGATATCATCCGCCGGGAGGGCAAGACGGCGCTGATGGTCAGCCACGATATTCCCGAGGCGATTTCGCTCAGCGACCGGGTGCTGGTCTTTAGCCAGCGGCCCGCCCACGTGCAGACCAGTATCCCCATTAACCTGCCCGCTGGCCCGGGCTTTGCCTTAAGCCGCCGGCACCACGCCGGCTTTAACGCCTACTTTAATCGCATTTGGAAGGAGTTGGATGTCCATGGGAAACAAGAAGCGGCCGATGCCGCCGTCTAG
- a CDS encoding TVP38/TMEM64 family protein translates to MTSYLIISPEERARLRGKRWLILGVAAALIAALLFLLLTLGRDALALAQDPRQLHALAQRCGIWGWAVIAGFSALQAALPVVPASVIQVAAGFLYGAWPGALLCLAGIALASALLFFCVRKFATRLAGLFIDMQRVYALPLFSDAKRLNLLLYLLFLVPGTPKTTLVILSGLTPCRARHFLPLMLAARLPAVLSTCFSGQALGQSNYWGAGLLLSLIAILTLAGAGAYRHLVKREAAPLEGKRKIG, encoded by the coding sequence TTGACAAGTTATCTTATCATAAGTCCTGAAGAGCGAGCCCGTCTGCGCGGCAAGCGGTGGCTGATCCTGGGCGTTGCCGCGGCGCTGATCGCTGCGCTCTTGTTTCTGCTGCTCACCTTGGGGCGGGATGCCCTGGCGCTGGCTCAAGACCCTCGCCAGCTCCACGCGCTGGCACAGCGCTGCGGCATTTGGGGTTGGGCCGTGATCGCCGGCTTTTCCGCCCTGCAGGCCGCGTTGCCCGTGGTACCAGCCAGCGTGATACAAGTGGCCGCAGGCTTTTTATACGGGGCGTGGCCCGGCGCCCTGCTCTGTCTTGCGGGGATCGCCCTGGCCAGCGCGCTGCTTTTCTTTTGCGTCCGCAAATTTGCCACGCGCCTGGCGGGGCTGTTTATCGATATGCAGCGGGTCTATGCCCTGCCGCTTTTTTCCGATGCGAAAAGGCTCAACCTACTTTTATACCTGCTCTTTCTCGTGCCGGGGACGCCTAAAACCACCCTGGTGATTCTGTCCGGCCTAACGCCCTGCCGCGCCAGGCACTTTTTGCCCCTGATGCTGGCCGCCCGGCTACCAGCGGTGCTGAGCACCTGTTTTAGCGGCCAGGCCCTGGGGCAGTCCAATTACTGGGGGGCCGGTTTGCTCTTGAGCCTGATCGCCATCCTGACCCTGGCCGGCGCGGGCGCCTACCGCCACCTGGTCAAGCGCGAAGCCGCACCGCTGGAAGGGAAAAGAAAAATCGGTTGA
- a CDS encoding helix-turn-helix domain-containing protein has translation MYFQRLEDLRIDKDKTQQQIADMLHCKREVYRRYEKGIREIPVWALIKLAYYYNTSTDYILGLSDKRDPIR, from the coding sequence ATGTACTTTCAGCGTCTGGAAGATCTACGAATTGACAAAGATAAAACCCAACAGCAGATTGCGGATATGCTGCACTGCAAAAGGGAGGTTTATCGTAGGTATGAAAAGGGAATACGGGAAATTCCGGTCTGGGCGCTTATCAAGCTGGCCTATTATTACAATACGTCTACGGATTATATCCTGGGCCTGAGCGATAAACGAGACCCGATACGATAA
- a CDS encoding serine hydrolase domain-containing protein, whose product MKEYLTSLLESFVAKEDVAGVNVLVTKDLEPLYQKSLGFADLENRTPMAPDTIFRIFSMSKVITSVCMLILYERGLYKMYDPVEAYLPGFKNQQVASEGLDGRITLTPAARPVAIRDLFTMTSGIPYGNEIGYVARRMQELFEDVAAKEGTGQCYDTVSLANAIGQVPLCFQPGAHWMYGLSTDILGALVEVIDGRTLGKFMREEIFEPLGMRDTGFKMPAEKQGRIAKIYEVEQGYRVFDAKSSGMCELERIESGGGGLMSTAADYTRLCQMLMMGGTLDGQRILGRKTVDLMRTNHLTDEQRRTSVWESQRGYGYGLTVRVLQDRAAAGSNGSGGEFGWDGMPGTYMCIDPVEKLTAVYLVGRIPGAHADFIPRFTAAMYAML is encoded by the coding sequence ATGAAAGAATACCTAACTTCGTTGCTGGAAAGTTTTGTGGCTAAAGAAGATGTAGCTGGTGTAAACGTGCTGGTCACTAAGGATCTGGAGCCGCTTTACCAAAAGAGCCTGGGTTTTGCGGATTTGGAGAACCGTACGCCCATGGCGCCGGATACGATCTTTCGCATCTTTTCGATGAGCAAGGTGATCACCTCGGTATGTATGCTGATCCTCTACGAGCGGGGGCTGTATAAGATGTATGACCCGGTGGAGGCTTATCTGCCAGGCTTTAAGAACCAGCAGGTGGCATCGGAAGGGTTGGATGGACGTATAACCCTGACGCCGGCGGCGCGGCCCGTGGCGATACGCGACCTTTTCACCATGACCAGCGGGATCCCCTATGGCAATGAGATTGGATACGTGGCCCGCAGGATGCAGGAGCTGTTTGAGGATGTAGCCGCTAAGGAGGGAACGGGGCAGTGCTATGATACGGTCTCTTTAGCTAACGCCATCGGCCAGGTTCCGCTTTGCTTTCAGCCCGGCGCGCATTGGATGTACGGCTTGTCCACCGATATTTTAGGTGCCCTGGTTGAGGTGATCGACGGGCGGACGCTGGGCAAGTTTATGCGCGAAGAGATCTTTGAACCTTTGGGTATGCGGGATACCGGATTTAAAATGCCGGCGGAAAAACAGGGGCGCATCGCCAAGATCTATGAGGTGGAACAGGGCTACCGGGTTTTTGACGCGAAGAGCAGCGGCATGTGCGAGCTTGAACGGATCGAATCCGGCGGGGGCGGGCTGATGAGCACTGCGGCGGATTATACGCGTCTGTGCCAGATGCTGATGATGGGCGGCACGCTGGATGGGCAGCGGATCCTGGGCCGTAAAACGGTAGACCTGATGCGTACCAACCACCTGACGGATGAACAGCGCAGGACCAGCGTTTGGGAATCTCAGCGCGGATACGGATACGGGCTGACCGTGCGGGTGCTGCAGGACCGTGCAGCCGCGGGTTCTAACGGCTCTGGCGGCGAGTTTGGATGGGACGGTATGCCGGGAACCTATATGTGCATCGACCCGGTGGAGAAACTCACGGCGGTATACCTGGTAGGGCGCATACCCGGCGCGCATGCGGACTTTATCCCGCGTTTCACCGCGGCGATGTATGCGATGCTGTAA
- the cysE gene encoding serine O-acetyltransferase, whose amino-acid sequence MFKHWKKDIDAVLKRDPAATSAFEVWLCYPGLRAIRRHRRAHWLYKRGHKLLARMVSQRTRRITGIEIHPGAVIGEGVFIDHGSGVVIGETAVVGDYCTLYQGVTLGGTGKDTGKRHPTLGHNVMIGSGAKVLGPFTVGDNSKIGAGSVVLKEVPPGCTVVGNPARIVRRPEPILPDEGEQAVDLDQVRLPDPIDEEICDLYKRIEQLENRCKRHTAQLLSQGKLDPGEEKCGD is encoded by the coding sequence ATGTTCAAACACTGGAAAAAGGATATCGATGCAGTATTAAAACGCGACCCGGCGGCGACCAGCGCCTTTGAGGTATGGCTGTGCTATCCAGGGCTGCGGGCCATCCGCCGCCACCGCAGGGCCCATTGGCTGTACAAGCGCGGACATAAGCTGCTGGCGCGCATGGTCTCTCAGCGGACGCGGCGCATCACCGGCATTGAGATCCATCCCGGCGCGGTGATCGGCGAGGGCGTGTTTATCGACCATGGCTCGGGCGTGGTCATCGGTGAAACGGCGGTGGTAGGGGATTACTGCACCCTTTATCAGGGGGTGACCCTGGGCGGCACGGGAAAGGATACCGGCAAGCGCCACCCTACGCTGGGGCATAATGTGATGATCGGCTCAGGCGCAAAGGTTTTGGGCCCCTTTACGGTTGGGGATAACAGCAAGATCGGCGCGGGCTCTGTGGTACTTAAGGAGGTGCCGCCGGGCTGCACGGTGGTGGGCAACCCGGCGCGCATCGTGCGCCGGCCCGAACCCATTTTGCCGGACGAGGGCGAGCAGGCGGTGGATCTGGATCAGGTAAGGCTGCCAGACCCCATCGACGAGGAGATCTGCGATTTGTACAAGCGCATCGAACAGTTGGAAAACCGCTGCAAACGCCATACGGCCCAGCTGCTTTCGCAGGGCAAATTAGACCCCGGAGAGGAAAAATGCGGGGATTGA
- a CDS encoding M24 family metallopeptidase: MTRIKNVDLDYTGDWTEALIQGDFAKRIERVRAQLKRMDAQAALCTANPNLLYLTGGICDGFYYLPVEGEPVFFVRRGEPEVPVGQVVRVRKPEQIPSWLQGEGMPLPDRLALEDEDISQALYARLAGAFPKAQALPGSRALRLARSVKTPLELSLIAQGCQIQSEIIAGAAELYREGMTDWDFACAVEYACRREGHLGVFRTFGERMEAHMGTLLAGDNAAAVSPYDFALGGAGRHPSLPVGQCGAPILDGQTVMVDFSANYNGYLGDITRVFAKGVLPKEAYALHELSLQIQRELALMGKPGACCAALYERALEIAREGGAQRCFMGLERQARFVGHGLGIQINELPVIAQTDTALERGMVIALEPKFIVPGVGAVGTENTYVVMEEGMRLLTRCPQDILPL, translated from the coding sequence ATGACGAGGATAAAAAATGTCGATTTGGATTATACAGGCGATTGGACGGAGGCGCTGATACAGGGCGATTTTGCCAAGCGGATAGAACGGGTGCGCGCGCAGTTGAAACGCATGGACGCGCAGGCCGCCCTTTGCACCGCCAACCCCAACCTTTTATATCTGACGGGCGGCATCTGCGATGGATTCTATTACCTGCCGGTGGAAGGGGAGCCGGTTTTCTTTGTGCGGCGGGGAGAGCCTGAAGTACCGGTGGGCCAGGTCGTCCGGGTGCGCAAGCCCGAGCAGATCCCATCGTGGCTGCAGGGCGAGGGGATGCCCCTGCCCGACAGGCTGGCGTTGGAAGATGAAGACATCTCCCAGGCGCTGTATGCGCGTTTAGCCGGAGCTTTTCCCAAGGCGCAGGCGCTGCCGGGCAGCCGGGCGCTGCGCCTGGCGCGCAGCGTAAAAACGCCCCTGGAGCTTTCCCTGATCGCCCAGGGGTGCCAGATTCAATCGGAGATCATCGCCGGTGCGGCGGAACTTTACCGCGAGGGAATGACGGATTGGGACTTTGCCTGCGCGGTGGAATATGCCTGCCGGCGCGAGGGACACCTGGGCGTATTCCGAACCTTTGGGGAGCGGATGGAGGCCCATATGGGCACGCTGCTGGCTGGAGACAACGCAGCGGCGGTTTCGCCCTACGATTTTGCCCTGGGCGGCGCGGGACGGCATCCTTCCTTGCCGGTGGGCCAGTGCGGCGCGCCGATCCTGGATGGACAGACCGTGATGGTGGATTTTTCGGCCAATTATAATGGCTATTTGGGGGATATTACCCGCGTATTTGCTAAGGGCGTGTTGCCCAAAGAGGCATACGCGCTCCACGAGCTGTCCCTGCAGATCCAGCGGGAACTGGCCCTGATGGGTAAACCTGGGGCATGCTGTGCGGCGCTGTACGAGCGCGCGCTGGAGATCGCCCGAGAGGGCGGCGCCCAGCGCTGCTTTATGGGGCTGGAGCGCCAGGCACGCTTTGTGGGGCACGGCTTAGGCATCCAGATCAACGAATTGCCGGTGATCGCCCAAACGGATACGGCGCTGGAGCGGGGCATGGTCATCGCGCTGGAGCCCAAGTTCATCGTACCGGGCGTGGGCGCGGTAGGTACGGAGAACACCTATGTCGTGATGGAAGAGGGCATGCGCTTGCTGACGCGATGTCCGCAGGATATCCTGCCGCTGTGA
- a CDS encoding polysaccharide deacetylase family protein: protein MRKRRMFMALALAGLCFLTACAAPEDVKMNAQPQTRQFGEIAISSLVEGQPGCEISGKIPLTGVEAVDNTLMQWAMGQVDAFKQQAGDLPTMAGAPCSLTMEYQPIWYNTDTVTFYFKQYQDLLGAHGAYLLDTFTFNLESGQQTTLQDIFDPNTDYLATLSKLALQKLREQPESYDEYMASVGLTPKEENFAVFAPEPEGLRLFFSPYQVAPWAYGMPEVLIGWDELQNVLRAQYLPVELRLTGSPKEEKLIALTFDDGPHPTNTVKLLDGLKKRDVRCTFFLVGERAQEQKELIGRMVAEGHSIGNHTYSHRGLNGLSLSQVQEELNKADEAIEAVTGQKPKLLRPPFGFWEEEYTPFIGKSVVFWSIDPDDWGHRNTSYLVKHIVKNAHDGDIILLHDMLPTSVDAALQVIDQLQKDGFTFVTVDELMEKRLADANPSQSFRKLP, encoded by the coding sequence ATGCGGAAAAGAAGAATGTTCATGGCCCTGGCGCTGGCGGGGCTATGCTTTTTAACGGCCTGCGCGGCGCCGGAGGATGTCAAGATGAACGCGCAGCCCCAAACCCGGCAATTTGGAGAGATCGCCATTTCCTCCCTGGTAGAGGGTCAGCCGGGCTGTGAGATCAGCGGAAAAATTCCCCTTACCGGGGTAGAGGCGGTAGACAATACCCTTATGCAGTGGGCCATGGGGCAGGTTGACGCCTTTAAACAGCAGGCCGGGGACCTGCCCACGATGGCGGGCGCCCCCTGCAGCCTGACGATGGAATACCAGCCCATCTGGTATAATACGGATACGGTCACCTTCTATTTTAAACAATATCAGGACCTGCTGGGAGCCCACGGGGCGTATCTGCTCGACACCTTTACCTTTAATCTGGAAAGTGGGCAGCAAACCACCTTGCAGGATATTTTCGATCCGAATACCGATTATCTGGCCACGCTATCCAAGCTGGCGTTGCAAAAGCTGCGGGAGCAGCCCGAAAGCTATGACGAATACATGGCCAGTGTGGGGCTGACGCCGAAGGAGGAAAACTTTGCGGTGTTCGCCCCGGAGCCTGAGGGGCTGAGGCTGTTTTTTAGCCCCTATCAGGTAGCGCCCTGGGCTTATGGGATGCCGGAGGTGCTGATCGGGTGGGATGAATTGCAAAACGTGCTGCGCGCGCAATACCTGCCGGTGGAACTGAGGTTGACGGGCAGCCCGAAAGAAGAAAAGCTGATCGCCCTGACGTTTGACGACGGGCCACACCCCACCAATACCGTTAAACTGTTAGACGGGCTGAAAAAGCGGGACGTGCGCTGCACCTTTTTTCTTGTAGGGGAGCGGGCGCAGGAACAAAAAGAGCTGATCGGACGTATGGTGGCAGAGGGGCACAGCATCGGCAACCACACCTATTCCCACCGCGGGCTCAACGGCCTTTCCCTATCCCAGGTACAGGAGGAGCTGAACAAGGCGGATGAAGCGATCGAGGCGGTTACAGGGCAAAAGCCCAAGCTGCTGCGCCCGCCCTTTGGCTTTTGGGAGGAGGAATACACCCCTTTTATAGGCAAGTCTGTGGTGTTTTGGTCCATCGACCCGGACGATTGGGGGCACCGCAACACCAGCTACCTGGTCAAACATATCGTCAAAAATGCCCACGACGGCGACATCATCCTGCTGCACGATATGCTGCCGACCAGCGTGGATGCCGCCCTGCAGGTGATCGACCAGCTGCAAAAGGATGGCTTTACCTTTGTAACGGTGGATGAACTGATGGAAAAGCGGCTGGCCGATGCCAACCCCAGCCAGAGCTTCCGCAAACTGCCCTGA
- the pyk gene encoding pyruvate kinase, producing MIKTKIICTLGPATDKPGVLREMIESGMNVARLNFSHGDHEEHARRIALVKQLREEMHLPIAILLDTKGPEVRTGDFADPPVMLAAGETFTLTTRQIVGDETQVSITYKDLPKDVKPGARILVDDGLIELEAKRVTEEDIICQVINGGALSNKKSINLPGIMLNLPYISEKDEADIIFGVEQGVDFIAASFCRSAYDVLDVKRILEQHHGENINVIAKLENSDGVRNLEEILKVSDGIMVARGDLGVEIPFDELPIVQKKMIKRSLAMGKRVITATQMLDSMIKNPRPTRAEVSDVANAVYDGTSAIMLSGETAMGAYPVESVRTMARIACRAESDIDYIKRFNQQKQDLNMSVTNAISHATCTTAHDLSAVAIITFTISGRTAKRISSFRPACPIIACTTLKQVYHQLALSWGVTPALCTEMTATDEMFDQAVESAVATGQVKNGDLLVITAGIPIGVTGNTNILKVHIVGNVLVKGLGVNRLSVSGQLCVAHSAQEVQENFNEGDILVVPRADERMMPALKKARAIITEQEGMTNLAAIVGLTRDIPVICGAENATCILKSGTVVTVDAASGQVYSGVTRTQGQ from the coding sequence ATGATTAAAACAAAAATTATCTGTACGCTGGGCCCGGCAACGGACAAGCCCGGCGTCCTGCGGGAAATGATCGAGAGCGGGATGAACGTGGCCCGGCTGAACTTCAGCCATGGAGACCATGAGGAGCACGCCCGGAGGATCGCTCTGGTCAAGCAGCTGCGCGAGGAGATGCACCTGCCCATTGCCATCTTGCTGGATACCAAGGGGCCGGAGGTACGCACCGGAGATTTTGCCGATCCGCCGGTGATGCTTGCGGCGGGGGAGACTTTTACGCTGACCACCCGCCAGATCGTAGGGGATGAGACCCAGGTCTCCATCACCTATAAGGACTTGCCCAAGGATGTCAAGCCCGGCGCGCGCATCCTGGTGGACGACGGGCTGATCGAGCTGGAGGCCAAACGGGTGACGGAGGAGGACATCATCTGCCAGGTCATAAACGGCGGGGCGCTGTCGAACAAAAAGTCTATCAATCTGCCGGGCATCATGCTGAACCTGCCCTATATCAGCGAAAAGGATGAGGCGGATATCATTTTCGGCGTGGAGCAGGGCGTAGACTTTATCGCCGCTTCCTTTTGCCGCAGCGCGTACGACGTGCTGGATGTTAAGCGTATCTTAGAACAGCACCACGGGGAGAACATCAACGTCATCGCCAAGTTGGAGAACAGCGACGGCGTGCGCAACCTGGAGGAGATTTTAAAGGTTTCCGACGGCATTATGGTGGCCCGGGGTGACTTGGGCGTGGAGATCCCCTTTGACGAGCTGCCCATCGTGCAGAAAAAGATGATCAAGCGTTCGCTGGCCATGGGCAAGCGGGTGATCACCGCCACTCAGATGTTGGATTCGATGATCAAAAACCCCCGACCCACCCGAGCGGAGGTGAGCGATGTGGCTAACGCCGTGTACGATGGCACCAGCGCCATCATGCTCTCGGGGGAGACGGCGATGGGCGCTTACCCGGTGGAGAGCGTGCGCACCATGGCGCGCATAGCCTGCCGGGCGGAATCGGATATCGATTATATCAAACGCTTTAACCAGCAAAAGCAGGACCTGAATATGAGCGTGACCAACGCCATTTCGCATGCGACCTGCACCACTGCACACGATTTGAGCGCTGTGGCGATCATCACCTTTACCATCTCGGGCCGTACGGCCAAGCGGATATCGTCCTTCCGGCCGGCCTGTCCGATCATCGCCTGTACCACGCTCAAACAGGTGTACCACCAGCTGGCCCTGTCCTGGGGCGTGACGCCGGCGCTGTGCACCGAGATGACCGCCACCGACGAGATGTTCGACCAGGCGGTGGAGAGCGCAGTGGCTACCGGGCAGGTGAAAAACGGAGACCTGCTGGTGATCACCGCGGGCATCCCCATCGGGGTGACCGGCAATACCAATATCCTCAAGGTGCACATCGTAGGCAACGTGCTGGTCAAGGGCCTGGGCGTCAACCGGCTTTCAGTCAGCGGGCAGCTGTGCGTGGCGCACAGCGCGCAGGAGGTACAGGAGAACTTTAACGAGGGCGATATTCTGGTGGTGCCGCGGGCGGACGAGCGGATGATGCCGGCGCTGAAAAAGGCCCGGGCGATCATTACCGAGCAGGAGGGCATGACCAACCTGGCCGCCATTGTGGGGCTTACGCGGGATATCCCGGTGATCTGCGGCGCGGAGAACGCCACCTGCATACTAAAAAGCGGCACGGTGGTCACAGTAGACGCGGCCAGCGGCCAGGTCTACAGCGGAGTGACCCGCACCCAGGGGCAATAA